A region of Vespula vulgaris chromosome 1, iyVesVulg1.1, whole genome shotgun sequence DNA encodes the following proteins:
- the LOC127064238 gene encoding rhodanese domain-containing protein CG4456-like, with protein MRFNAIRQFYKKCIVIGIYERRLHIRSSTVSHRSDILKHSINKTIAAKQILNFSNTFHVKREAEIMSEGQIKSFTVDYNDILEAQKNDSVLIIDVREPSEIDETGKLPGSIHIPMGDVTNTLTNLSEEDFVKKFNKSKPNNNTKIILSCRSGKRSGMVQEELQKIGYENVYNYMGGWLNWESNQN; from the exons ATGAGATTTAATGCGATTCGTCAATTTTATAAGAAGTGTATTGTCATTGGTATTTATGAAAGAAGGTTACATATAAGGTCCTCTACAGTATCACATCGTAGTGACATTTTAAAACATTCGATTAACAAAACAATTGCTg caaAACAAATACTCAATTTCTCAAATACATTTCATGTAAAAAGAGAAGCTGAAATTATGTCTGAAGGACAGATTAAATCTTTTACTGTTGATTACAATGATATTCTGGAAGCACAAAAAAATGACAGTGTCTTGATTATTGATGTCAGAGAACCATCTGAAATTGATGAAACAGGAAAATTACCGGGCAGCATTCACATTCcaa TGGGAGATGTTACAAATACTTTAACAAATCTTTCTGAAGaagattttgtaaaaaaattcaacaaatCAAAgcctaataataatacaaaaattatattgagcTGTAGATCTGGTAAAAGAAGTGGTATGGTCCAAGAAGAACTACAAAAAATAGGATACGAAaa CGTATATAACTATATGGGTGGTTGGCTTAATTGGGAAAGTAATCAGAATTAA